From Maridesulfovibrio bastinii DSM 16055, the proteins below share one genomic window:
- a CDS encoding helix-turn-helix domain-containing protein, whose product MGVKVYVKLLERNFNIMTFGSRLKELRGKVSRKDFAELVGSHENTLGNYERNARTPDISFVSNVCNTTGVSLDWLIRGKGPMRLDEAVEPPQPEQDGPCARCEKLEADNRELVRDNRELVNDNRELVKENRKLMRENGDLRVELERIKARAAPDGDKDEERLRVG is encoded by the coding sequence TTGGGTGTTAAAGTTTATGTTAAACTTTTGGAGAGGAACTTTAACATCATGACATTTGGCTCTAGGCTCAAGGAACTGCGGGGTAAAGTAAGTCGAAAAGATTTTGCCGAACTCGTGGGTTCACATGAAAACACACTCGGAAATTATGAGAGGAATGCAAGAACTCCTGATATTTCTTTTGTTTCAAACGTGTGTAATACTACAGGGGTTTCTCTCGATTGGCTTATAAGGGGCAAAGGCCCGATGCGCTTGGATGAAGCTGTTGAACCACCTCAGCCAGAACAGGACGGCCCCTGCGCTCGATGTGAAAAGCTGGAAGCCGATAATCGAGAGCTGGTGCGTGATAACCGAGAACTTGTAAACGACAACCGAGAACTAGTGAAAGAGAACCGCAAGCTGATGCGGGAGAACGGCGACCTGAGAGTAGAACTTGAACGGATTAAGGCCAGGGCAGCACCGGATGGAGATAAAGACGAAGAAAGACTCAGGGTTGGATAA
- the pyk gene encoding pyruvate kinase: protein MRTKIVATLGPASDNIETIRKMVGNGARVLRLNFSHSDAETFRPLVKIIRQVEEETGIPLTIMGDLCGPKIRVGVIEGAPLTIEQGAKVALGLPEEASEITDNPFITLEKPELLQGLEKGMLVSLSDGMLQFEVAEVLKENRLFLLESHNSGLLASRKGITFPGKHMALAAFTEKDRNDLIGGLEIGIDSFAMSFVQTRKDVEDVKNEMQQRGAWLPVIAKIERQNAVDNIEDILQVADGIMVARGDLGLECKLSAVPVIQKKIIRACRHFQKPVIVATQMLLSMVKNPIPTRAEANDVANAIMDGADCCMLSEETAIGEYPAEAVGFINEIANETEPYFLERIDGPFVPAKESNPIKYLSYSACLLADNIDSPAILCHSRSGSSARIICSRRPSQLIYVLTPDASVPAYINFFWGMIPVLTDSQIPVHRKRLEKFLEESKIFPRGKGYVLVSGQPTPGQTESKTNEVKLYYK, encoded by the coding sequence ATGAGAACTAAAATAGTTGCGACTTTGGGACCGGCTTCAGATAATATTGAAACCATCCGAAAAATGGTCGGTAACGGAGCCCGGGTTTTACGGTTGAATTTTTCACACTCAGATGCCGAAACCTTCAGACCTCTGGTTAAAATTATACGGCAGGTTGAAGAAGAGACCGGGATCCCGCTGACTATTATGGGAGATTTGTGCGGTCCTAAAATCAGGGTGGGAGTAATCGAAGGAGCTCCTCTCACTATCGAGCAAGGGGCGAAGGTCGCTCTGGGACTTCCTGAAGAAGCCTCAGAGATAACTGACAACCCGTTTATTACTCTTGAAAAGCCTGAGCTTTTGCAGGGATTGGAAAAGGGAATGCTCGTTTCACTTTCTGACGGCATGCTGCAGTTTGAAGTTGCAGAAGTCTTGAAAGAAAACAGACTTTTTCTTTTAGAGTCTCATAATTCAGGTCTTCTGGCTTCCAGAAAGGGAATAACCTTTCCCGGAAAACACATGGCTCTGGCCGCGTTTACTGAAAAGGACCGTAATGACCTGATCGGTGGGCTTGAAATTGGAATTGACAGTTTTGCGATGTCTTTTGTGCAGACCAGAAAAGATGTTGAAGACGTAAAGAATGAAATGCAGCAGCGTGGGGCATGGCTTCCGGTAATTGCCAAGATAGAAAGACAGAACGCTGTTGATAATATTGAGGATATTCTTCAGGTCGCTGACGGAATCATGGTTGCCAGAGGAGACCTAGGCCTTGAGTGCAAACTTTCTGCAGTGCCGGTTATTCAGAAAAAAATAATCAGAGCATGCCGGCATTTTCAGAAGCCGGTTATTGTGGCCACTCAGATGCTTTTATCCATGGTTAAAAATCCGATACCCACAAGGGCTGAGGCAAATGATGTGGCAAATGCCATAATGGATGGAGCTGATTGCTGCATGCTCTCTGAGGAAACAGCAATCGGGGAATATCCGGCTGAAGCTGTCGGGTTCATAAATGAAATAGCAAATGAGACCGAACCTTATTTTCTGGAAAGAATAGATGGACCTTTTGTTCCTGCAAAGGAATCAAATCCTATCAAATACCTCAGTTATTCCGCATGCCTTCTGGCTGATAACATCGACAGCCCTGCAATCCTCTGCCATTCCCGCAGTGGTTCTTCGGCCAGGATTATATGCAGTCGCAGACCTTCTCAGCTGATCTATGTGCTTACACCGGATGCTTCAGTACCGGCTTATATCAACTTCTTCTGGGGTATGATTCCGGTTCTTACGGATTCCCAGATACCGGTGCACCGCAAACGTCTTGAAAAGTTTCTTGAGGAAAGTAAGATTTTCCCGAGAGGAAAGGGATACGTTCTGGTTTCAGGCCAGCCGACCCCCGGGCAGACAGAGTCTAAAACAAATGAAGTAAAACTTTATTATAAATAA
- a CDS encoding DUF4875 domain-containing protein: MFSILFFIVLILMIIGLFKPSFVKMKSKKQTLKILGTATIVFFILGVATAPKHKEKQLDNTSQTKTETQMTTALPYNILKVEDVSFPGRKRISSFISINDTNPTFEEKAQTVIKAAKDLCKKYNADVVNVVMEASKGAIGKGYSLAICEYAPDGGGYSGDQNWTCKVKSSKNNPTVQQISILDHWYNERDNYQKDGLTDEDSLKAHLASELNIPVEKISLPFIEMAEYSSK; this comes from the coding sequence ATGTTCAGTATACTATTTTTTATAGTTCTCATCTTAATGATCATCGGCTTATTTAAACCAAGTTTTGTTAAAATGAAGTCAAAGAAACAAACGCTTAAAATTTTAGGAACTGCAACGATTGTATTTTTCATATTGGGAGTAGCAACAGCACCAAAACATAAAGAAAAACAATTGGATAATACATCACAAACCAAAACAGAAACACAAATGACAACAGCATTGCCGTATAATATTTTAAAAGTTGAAGACGTTAGCTTCCCAGGAAGAAAGAGGATTAGCTCATTTATTTCAATAAATGATACGAATCCAACTTTCGAAGAAAAGGCTCAGACCGTAATTAAAGCGGCAAAAGACCTTTGTAAAAAGTATAACGCAGATGTAGTAAATGTCGTTATGGAAGCTTCAAAAGGAGCAATAGGAAAGGGGTATTCCCTTGCTATATGTGAATATGCCCCAGATGGCGGAGGATATTCCGGAGACCAGAATTGGACATGTAAAGTTAAATCATCAAAAAACAATCCAACAGTTCAACAAATTAGCATCTTAGATCATTGGTATAATGAGAGAGATAATTATCAAAAAGATGGGTTGACTGATGAAGATTCTTTGAAAGCCCATTTGGCTAGCGAGTTGAATATTCCAGTTGAAAAAATAAGTTTGCCTTTCATAGAGATGGCAGAATATTCATCCAAATAA